A single Cyprinus carpio isolate SPL01 chromosome A6, ASM1834038v1, whole genome shotgun sequence DNA region contains:
- the LOC109072323 gene encoding U1 small nuclear ribonucleoprotein C-like: MNNMLSFAGGPLRPGMRPVRPMGVRPMGVRPMVYPSPHGMIPGGSGSGIRPPMGGPTQMMPGPHVTQPPARPVMPAIRPGMPRFAL, from the exons ATGAATAACATGTTATCTTTTGCAGGTGGACCTCTGAGACCGGGCATGCGGCCAGTG CGTCCTATGGGTGTTCGTCCTATGGGTGTTCGTCCTATGGTCTATCCCTCTCCTCATGGCATGATTCCTGGAGGATCAG GTTCAGGTATACGGCCACCGATGGGTGGACCTACGCAAATGATGCCCGGGCCACACGTGACGCAACCTCCCGCTCGGCCAGTGATGCCAGCCATTAGACCCGGAATGCCGCGATTTGCGCTATAA
- the LOC122145360 gene encoding U1 small nuclear ribonucleoprotein C produces MPKFYCDYCDTYLTHDSPSVRKTHCSGRKHKENVKDYYQKWMEEQAQNLIDKTTAAFQQGKIPPTPFPGAPPPGGSLLPHPNISGPPRPGMLPAPPMGGPPMIPMMGPPPHGMMPGGPGPGMRPPMGGPMQMMPGPHMMRPPTRPMMPAIRPGMVRPDR; encoded by the exons ATGCCGAA gttttattgtgattattgtgaCACATACCTGACACATGATTCA CCATCAGTCAGAAAGACACACTGCAGCGGACGGAAacataaagaaaatgtgaaagatTATTATCAGAAATGGATGGAGGAGCAGGCTCAGAATCTCATCGACAAAACAA CGGCCGCTTTCCAGCAGGGTAAAATTCCACCGACCCCGTTCCCAGGAGCCCCTCCACCTGGCGGATCTCTGCTACCGCATCCCAATATTA GTGGACCTCCGAGACCTGGCATGCTGCCAGCTCCACCCATGGGTGGTCCTCCTATGATCCCTATGATGGGTCCCCCTCCTCATGGCATGATGCCTGGAGGACCAG GTCCAGGTATGCGGCCACCGATGGGTGGACCTATGCAAATGATGCCCGGGCCGCACATGATGCGACCTCCCACTCGGCCAATGATGCCGGCCATTAGACCCGGAATGGTGCGACCTGATCGATAA
- the LOC109091696 gene encoding protein SYS1 homolog: MLTNSLFAAVETQILGLLLTFPSSRFGDVCLSPSSSEMGSHFRSYVWDPVLIISQIILMQCIYYSFLGLWLAGVDGLVHTSRSLDQVFNYEVLGFSTTQGRLSMMAFILNSLTCALGLWFFIRRGKQCLDFTVTVHFFHMIGCWIYNAHLPAALSWWLVNVACMALMAVIGEYLCMRTELRAIPVNTAPKSNL; encoded by the exons ATGCTAACGAACAGCCTGTTCGCCGCT GTTGAGACTCAAATCTTGGGGCTGCTGTTAACCTTCCCATCGAGCCGGTTTGGGGACGTGTGTTTGTCCCCCTCCTCCTCAGAGATGGGCAGTCATTTCCGCAGCTACGTCTGGGATCCAGTCCTCATCATCTCCCAGATTATTCTCATGCAGTGCATCTACTACAGCTTCTTGGGTCTGTGGTTGGCTGGCGTTGATGGTTTGGTCCACACCAGTAGATCTCTCGACCAGGTATTCAATTACGAG GTTCTTGGCTTTTCTACAACTCAGGGTCGCTTGTCTATGATGGCATTCATTCTGAATTCTCTCACATG CGCTCTTGGCCTGTGGTTTTTCATACGACGGGGAAAGCAGTGTCTGGACTTCACCGTGACGGTGCATTTCTTTCACATGATCGGCTGCTGGATCTATAACGCCCATCTCCCGGCCGCCCTGTCATGGTGGTTGGTCAACGTGGCCTGCATGGCCCTCATGGCGGTCATCGGCGAGTACTTGTGCATGCGGACAGAGCTCAGAGCCATCCCTGTCAACACGGCACCTAAATCCAACCTATGA